A single Pedobacter sp. PACM 27299 DNA region contains:
- the aspA gene encoding aspartate ammonia-lyase has protein sequence MATFRIEHDFLGEKEISNDCYYGVQTMRAKENFDITGIPIGSEPLFIQAFGHVKKAAALANRDLGILDPKKAEAIVYACDRLIAGEFTDQFISDLIQGGAGTSTNMNANEVIANLGLEYLGHKKGEYLHLHPNNDVNLSQSTNDAYPTAFRIAVYLKINSFALALEELQEAFFFKGKEFKDVLKMGRTQLQDAVPMTLGQEFNAFATTLGEDVLRIKEAALLITEVNMGATAIGTGVNAPEGYSALCVKYLAEISKVPVVLAADLIEATYDTGALVQLSGTLKRNAIKLSKICNDLRLLSSGPRCGLNEINLPPMQPGSSIMPGKVNPVIPELMNQTCFYVIGADLTVTMAAEAGQLQLNVMEPVIGMALFTSLQYLTKACLTLKNKCVLGITANEEHCKNMVMQSIGIVTQLNPILGYEECASIAKEALKTGKSIYEIVVTERKLITQAKWDEVYSIDNLINPKFISQ, from the coding sequence ATGGCAACTTTTCGAATTGAACACGACTTTTTAGGGGAAAAAGAAATCAGCAACGACTGTTATTATGGCGTTCAAACGATGCGCGCAAAAGAGAATTTCGACATCACTGGAATTCCTATTGGCAGTGAACCTCTTTTTATCCAGGCTTTTGGTCACGTTAAAAAAGCGGCTGCATTGGCCAATAGAGATCTTGGAATTTTAGATCCTAAAAAAGCAGAAGCCATTGTTTATGCCTGCGACCGTTTAATTGCCGGTGAGTTTACCGATCAATTTATCAGTGATTTGATTCAGGGCGGTGCGGGGACCTCTACCAATATGAATGCGAATGAGGTGATTGCAAACCTTGGTCTGGAGTATTTAGGACATAAAAAAGGAGAGTACCTTCATTTACATCCAAATAATGATGTGAATCTTTCTCAAAGCACCAATGATGCCTATCCAACGGCTTTTAGAATCGCAGTTTATCTAAAGATCAACTCTTTCGCATTGGCTTTAGAAGAATTACAGGAAGCATTTTTCTTCAAGGGGAAAGAGTTCAAGGATGTCCTCAAAATGGGAAGAACCCAGTTGCAGGATGCAGTTCCGATGACCTTAGGACAGGAGTTCAATGCCTTTGCTACTACTTTAGGAGAAGATGTACTGCGTATTAAAGAAGCGGCATTGCTGATTACCGAAGTAAATATGGGCGCTACGGCTATTGGTACCGGTGTAAATGCACCAGAAGGTTACTCTGCTTTATGCGTAAAATACTTAGCGGAAATCAGTAAAGTTCCGGTGGTGCTTGCCGCAGATTTAATTGAGGCAACTTATGATACTGGCGCTTTAGTACAATTGAGCGGTACGTTAAAACGTAATGCCATCAAATTGAGCAAGATTTGTAATGATTTAAGGTTATTGAGCAGCGGACCAAGATGTGGTTTGAATGAGATCAACCTTCCTCCAATGCAACCAGGTTCGTCTATTATGCCAGGAAAAGTAAATCCGGTGATTCCTGAGTTGATGAACCAGACTTGTTTCTATGTAATTGGTGCCGATTTGACGGTTACTATGGCTGCTGAAGCAGGTCAGCTGCAATTAAATGTAATGGAACCAGTAATTGGAATGGCATTATTCACTTCATTGCAATACCTGACAAAGGCTTGTCTGACGTTAAAAAATAAATGTGTGCTGGGCATTACTGCGAATGAAGAACACTGTAAAAATATGGTGATGCAGAGTATTGGTATTGTCACTCAGCTGAATCCAATTCTAGGCTATGAAGAATGTGCTTCTATTGCTAAAGAGGCGCTTAAAACCGGTAAATCTATTTACGAGATTGTGGTGACCGAGAGAAAACTGATTACCCAGGCAAAATGGGATGAGGTTTATTCCATTGATAACCTGATCAATCCTAAATTCATCTCACAATGA
- a CDS encoding type II asparaginase — MKKLLSLLVMVLLLQIAYGQKPRIIILATGGTIAGEGASADRAGYTAGKIPVSALIGSIPSIKEVADVSGEQISSVGSQDMSLEIWKKLAIRINEIFSKKEAEGVVITHGTDTQEETAYFLDLVISSDNPVVLTGAMRASTAISADGPKNLFDAITLAASPKSRNRGVLVSFNESVFSSRDVTKLSTTKVNAFGSPNSGPIGQVFDGKVEFYKTSDRRTPHIAPFSIDKNTVFPKVEIAYMYTDASPAILDVMIKDKVAGIVIAGVGNGNFSKAFTAAVKKAVGDGIAVCRGSRCVSGRVVEDGEVDDKELGTIVSDDLNPQKARILLMLGLTKTHKTAELQKYFLQY, encoded by the coding sequence ATGAAAAAACTACTCTCCCTTTTAGTAATGGTCCTATTGCTGCAAATAGCTTATGGCCAAAAACCAAGAATCATCATACTGGCTACCGGAGGAACCATTGCCGGAGAGGGCGCTTCCGCAGATCGTGCAGGATATACTGCTGGTAAAATCCCCGTCTCGGCATTAATTGGCTCTATTCCTTCCATCAAAGAAGTTGCTGATGTGAGTGGTGAACAAATTTCTTCGGTAGGAAGTCAGGATATGAGTCTGGAGATCTGGAAAAAATTAGCGATCAGAATCAATGAGATCTTCAGTAAAAAAGAGGCGGAAGGTGTAGTGATTACCCATGGTACAGATACGCAGGAAGAGACGGCTTATTTCCTTGATTTAGTCATTTCCTCTGACAATCCGGTGGTATTAACCGGTGCCATGCGTGCTTCAACAGCGATCAGTGCAGACGGCCCTAAGAATCTTTTTGATGCCATTACCCTTGCTGCAAGCCCAAAGAGCAGGAACCGTGGGGTATTGGTTTCCTTCAACGAGTCAGTTTTTAGCTCCAGAGATGTGACCAAATTGAGTACCACTAAAGTGAATGCTTTTGGTTCTCCGAACAGCGGGCCAATCGGACAGGTATTTGATGGAAAAGTAGAGTTCTATAAAACTTCAGATCGCCGTACACCACATATTGCCCCTTTTTCTATTGATAAAAACACGGTTTTCCCTAAAGTGGAGATCGCTTATATGTACACTGATGCCTCTCCTGCCATCCTTGATGTGATGATCAAAGATAAAGTAGCGGGAATTGTAATTGCCGGTGTGGGTAACGGAAATTTCTCTAAAGCCTTCACTGCAGCGGTCAAAAAAGCAGTGGGCGATGGTATTGCCGTTTGTCGGGGGAGCAGATGCGTCTCTGGTCGCGTGGTAGAAGATGGAGAAGTGGACGACAAGGAATTGGGAACCATTGTTTCTGACGATCTAAACCCTCAAAAAGCAAGGATATTATTGATGCTTGGCTTAACAAAAACCCATAAAACTGCCGAGCTTCAAAAATACTTTTTGCAGTACTAA